In one Pseudomonadota bacterium genomic region, the following are encoded:
- a CDS encoding esterase family protein yields the protein MRSRRTPSCASSSAPPASSARSRDGGVTATQAPTLAGTFNHWQVDALATHAAAPAVFEASCWLDAGRQAFKWVFGGAWQQAWGVRGEGPLVPPLSGRAVLGGDDVVVNVLVAGAHRIRLDVDARRYTVERLDQAGLLDGALAPDTLLSGSFGTLLGRLREHAAHEPFGYAWHDWHRLDPALEAGSFGGALPLRERGRALFLFNARLHAPLHMVSNLNGWQVGPDRYTRVEGTDLHYLYRELPVDTVLRYKLVTDGEWFTDPYTRWVEPDGMPVPMFMTGRFQSVVDLAAPGYLRGDHLIALRFPSVVRGNTRDVWISLPRGYAHGGAEGYPVLYVNDGNEALTRVYLHRVAREMMDRGEVAPVIMVFVGLADALERNFEYSDRVGREAYAAFLAHELVPFIDGSLRTRRGPRFRGVTGVSYGAVSAYFTGWRHPNVFGCVAGQGTSFFVEDWDVLDAYVASPRPRLRLYLDSARPTWRGGPGDSTASARYAAHALRRSGHQVKHVVRRDQRHDWPYWAERFPEILRTFWPAR from the coding sequence ATGAGATCCCGCCGAACTCCATCGTGCGCGAGTTCATCGGCGCCACCTGCTTCTTCCGCGCGGAGTAGGGACGGAGGCGTGACGGCGACGCAGGCGCCCACGCTGGCCGGTACGTTCAACCACTGGCAGGTCGACGCGCTCGCCACCCACGCAGCCGCGCCCGCTGTGTTCGAGGCCAGCTGCTGGCTTGACGCAGGTCGTCAGGCCTTCAAGTGGGTGTTTGGCGGGGCGTGGCAGCAGGCCTGGGGGGTGCGCGGCGAGGGCCCGCTGGTGCCGCCCCTCAGCGGACGCGCGGTGCTCGGTGGTGATGACGTGGTGGTGAACGTTCTCGTCGCGGGCGCGCATCGCATCCGTCTCGACGTCGACGCGCGTCGCTACACGGTCGAACGTCTCGATCAGGCAGGGCTGCTCGATGGCGCGCTTGCGCCAGACACCCTGCTCAGCGGCTCGTTCGGCACGTTGCTCGGTCGGTTGCGGGAGCACGCGGCGCACGAGCCCTTCGGCTACGCCTGGCACGACTGGCACCGTCTTGATCCGGCCCTCGAGGCGGGATCGTTCGGTGGAGCGCTGCCCCTTCGCGAGCGGGGGCGGGCGCTCTTCCTCTTCAATGCGCGGTTGCACGCGCCGCTGCACATGGTGAGCAACCTCAATGGCTGGCAGGTGGGGCCGGATCGCTACACCCGCGTTGAGGGGACCGACCTGCACTACCTGTATCGCGAGCTTCCCGTTGATACTGTTCTGCGGTACAAGCTCGTCACCGATGGAGAGTGGTTCACCGATCCGTACACGCGCTGGGTCGAGCCGGATGGCATGCCCGTGCCCATGTTCATGACGGGCCGCTTCCAGTCGGTGGTCGACCTCGCCGCCCCAGGCTACCTGCGCGGCGATCATCTCATTGCGCTGCGCTTCCCCAGCGTGGTGAGGGGGAACACGCGCGACGTGTGGATCTCGCTGCCTCGGGGCTATGCCCACGGGGGGGCGGAAGGCTATCCCGTTCTCTACGTCAACGACGGCAACGAGGCGCTCACCCGCGTGTACCTGCATCGCGTGGCGCGCGAGATGATGGATCGCGGCGAGGTGGCGCCTGTCATCATGGTGTTCGTGGGCCTGGCCGACGCGCTCGAGCGCAACTTCGAGTACAGCGACCGCGTGGGGCGCGAAGCCTATGCGGCGTTTCTCGCCCACGAGCTGGTGCCGTTCATCGATGGGTCGCTGCGCACCCGGCGCGGACCTCGCTTCCGCGGCGTAACGGGTGTGAGCTACGGGGCCGTGAGCGCGTACTTCACGGGCTGGCGCCATCCGAACGTGTTCGGATGCGTGGCGGGTCAGGGGACGTCGTTCTTTGTCGAGGACTGGGACGTGCTCGATGCCTATGTGGCCTCGCCCCGTCCGCGTCTGCGCCTCTATCTCGACAGCGCGCGCCCCACCTGGCGTGGGGGACCTGGCGACAGCACCGCCAGCGCGCGCTACGCGGCGCACGCCCTGCGTCGAAGCGGTCACCAGGTGAAGCACGTGGTGCGCCGCGACCAGCGGCACGACTGGCCGTACTGGGCAGAGCGCTTTCCCGAGATCCTGCGGACGTTCTGGCCCGCGCGCTGA